The DNA region attcacCCACCCAGAGTTAAAGAAGTGGATTATTTGAGTCAATtgactaaaataccctttacattgaaaatgttatataaagTATGGGTATTTTGGACAGGGGGTTAGAACCAAGAGTGCTCTCTCTCTGTGAATACACAAAGAAGCTTCTTGTAAGTGGTTATTAAAAGTCTATATCATGTAATTCTATTCTGAAACAACAACCTCCTCTtgtaaaactaaaataaaatcaactatTGGCCATGAAACTTGGATGGGTGAGTTAGTGGGATGATGAAAGATCATGGAGACAATGATATGGGGGGAGACAAAGACTTGTCTTACTAGTTAACATCATGGTTTGTCACATGCTCTTTACTTAATGGGACATCTGTCTCAATGCTTACACTCTTAGATAACCCACCAAAAAAACTACTCTTCTTTTatctttcataatattatttaaatcaatcattaattatttcCCATCATCTTAAAAGTTTTAATAAGGTAATGTTTAGCTTGGTTAATAATGACAATTTCATGCATATTTGCAATTTCATTAGTGGGTATTGTGGTCCAATTGAttattgttgaagatgaaaagtGATTTACTTGGAAGTAGTGGGAAAAGGGTTTACAAAAATGTCAATAAAAACATGCTATATGGTCGGGACCGGTGGGAAGTGTTTGTTTTGCATTATCCGGGGCCTCATTTAATGTATCTAACATCCATAATATCAATAAATGACCACAATATATTGtcagtttgttattattaagaatGACCTTTTTTCTCTATGGATTAGTCAGCGCAAAACTCGAAAATTAAAGTCATGAATCCATTTCAACTTAAGCGTTTTTCagtaaacttttatatttttgttgtaaataagttttttaaattaaaatatactacATGGGAGTTGGAGAGTTTTAACTAATCGCATCAAATGGCCTTaccttaataaaataaataaattgtttggaATGAAACAACCCCACACGGTTTGACCATTACATGTGACAATCACACAAccacttttttctttatttcattatttatttatatttaagtgtgggataatatgaaataaataaaaataatatcttaaagtgtatgaaatatatataagttaaatattgTAGCTTAAAAtgtatgaaatatatataagttaaatattgTAGAAAGAATCTTAGGAAACCcttgattaataatattttattaatcagtGGGTTACCTGCAGGACTGTACGGCTttgaaatggttttaaaattaattaatgctATAATTTGGAAGTTGTTAGTTAAGTAAACAATTAATGAACCGGTCTCCCTTATATAACTGATtgccaaacaaaataatatgacTTCAAAATAGCACATCAAAAAGATTGATTATCAATAGATAAAAAAATcctctttaatttgttttcctATTTCTGAaccaaaatctaaaaaaatatagaaaaaatcaaTTCCCCAAGTAGTAATTGTAGTCATGGTGGTGCACCTTGAGCTGCTTTAGCCACGAATCAGCAACACTCCAATAAGAAAACAACCTTTCTCGATCCATCCTACCACTCACCCAAACCTCTCCATTCATCTTGTAACTCGCAACCCCAAATGCATCCAATCGAATCTCGCCTGTTATTGTCTCTttcacttcttctttttcttcttcaaacgATGATGAAAGCGTATGGTACGTAAGGAAATTTGTCGATAAATCCTTTATCGGTCTAATTCCCCTCGGAATATGGTAAAGTGGGTACCTGAAATTGTAATCAAAACCAAAATTGTTAACTATACTCATAACTCCTTACTTTGCATAGAATGTGATAAAAATTGATTCTTTACAAAAGGAAAGTCACTACAAAGATCATATTAATCATTCCATAAATAAACTAGGGTTTTTGAAAGATTACCAAGAAATAGCAATCCAACTAGCTGGAGAAAGATCAACACTTCTCAAGTTCATCAATTCAGGGTAATTTTCACTCAAATCAAGTATCTGAAAAACAGAACAAAAAACCGTCGCTAAAGTACAATATAATCCATtgctaataattaaaaagagataGATACCTTATCCATGAGAGGGATTCTTATAGAAGGAGAATCTATTTCAAAGAACTGTAAATAGAGAGATCCCAATATGTCATTTTCAATCTCATCctgttgttgttgatgttgatgatggtgatgatgatgatgatcaattaCTTCTTCAGATGAACAGCATTCAGATCTTGATACATTCTCGCTATAATTATCACTCAAATCACTCATTGAATCGCTGCTTATTAATGAATCCCCTTTTACCCACCGATCAATCTCATCATCtcgtccttcttcttctctgtTTTTATTATTGGTGAAGATCTGGATTGCAGAAAGATGAGGTACATAATACTGTACAAAAGATTCTCCAGTAATGTCCATTTTGATTGGAACTCCAACGCCATAAGCACTCCATTCATCAAAGCTTTTCCAAAGATCAGACAGATTAAAGAACTCAACTTCTTCTCTTTCAATTGGATACCAAAGCTTGTTAAGTTTACCCTTCTCATTctgaaaatcaaatcaaatcaaatcaaatcaaatcaatggttaattaattacctttgCATGGCATGGATTGGATCGATTATAGAATGTACgtgattcaaataaaagt from Impatiens glandulifera chromosome 5, dImpGla2.1, whole genome shotgun sequence includes:
- the LOC124940718 gene encoding uncharacterized protein LOC124940718 encodes the protein MVAGKETAPSNFQRFLHHTTPVVPTHLLPKNEKGKLNKLWYPIEREEVEFFNLSDLWKSFDEWSAYGVGVPIKMDITGESFVQYYVPHLSAIQIFTNNKNREEEGRDDEIDRWVKGDSLISSDSMSDLSDNYSENVSRSECCSSEEVIDHHHHHHHQHQQQQDEIENDILGSLYLQFFEIDSPSIRIPLMDKILDLSENYPELMNLRSVDLSPASWIAISWYPLYHIPRGIRPIKDLSTNFLTYHTLSSSFEEEKEEVKETITGEIRLDAFGVASYKMNGEVWVSGRMDRERLFSYWSVADSWLKQLKVHHHDYNYYLGN